The following proteins are encoded in a genomic region of Maylandia zebra isolate NMK-2024a linkage group LG1, Mzebra_GT3a, whole genome shotgun sequence:
- the cebpa gene encoding CCAAT/enhancer-binding protein alpha, with product MELSNLYEVAPRPLMNNLNQQPSSGYRDPADLGGEIGDNETSIDLSAYIDPSAFNDDFLADLFHHSSRQDKLKMMNGEYDPVTCGPGPQQLYMSNYMESKMEPLYEHNPPRLRPVAIKQEPRDDEDMNPGMPPTYHHPHPHPQQYSQQQQMPHLQYQIAHCAQTTMHLQPGHPTPPPTPVPSPHQHQHSHPHSQQGGMKLLEQQRGGGKSKKHVDKNSPEYRLRRERNNVAVRKSRDKAKMRNMETQHKVVELTADNERLRRRVEHLTRELDTLRGIFRQLPDGSFKPMGS from the coding sequence ATGGAGCTCTCTAACCTATACGAGGTCGCACCTCGGCCCCTGATGAACAACCTGAACCAGCAGCCCTCCTCCGGCTACAGAGACCCGGCAGATCTTGGCGGTGAGATCGGAGACAACGAGACCTCCATCGACCTGAGCGCCTACATCGACCCATCAGCGTTCAACGACGACTTCCTGGCTGACCTGTTCCACCACAGCTCCCGACAGGACAAGCTCAAAATGATGAACGGGGAGTACGACCCGGTGACTTGCGGCCCGGGGCCCCAGCAGCTCTACATGTCCAACTACATGGAGTCTAAGATGGAGCCGCTTTACGAGCACAACCCTCCACGCCTCCGACCGGTGGCTATCAAGCAGGAGCCCCGGGACGACGAGGACATGAACCCGGGCATGCCCCCCACCTACCACCACCCGCACCCGCACCCCCAGCAGTactcccagcagcagcagatgccGCACCTCCAGTACCAGATTGCGCACTGCGCACAGACCACCATGCACCTCCAGCCAGGGCACCCTACACCTCCGCCGACCCCAGTGCCCAGCCCGCACCAGCACCAACACTCGCACCCGCACTCGCAGCAGGGCGGCATGAAGCTCCTAGAGCAGCAGAGGGGAGGCGGCAAATCCAAGAAGCACGTTGACAAGAACAGCCCGGAATACCGGCTGAGGCGCGAGCGCAACAACGTGGCCGTGCGCAAGAGCAGGGACAAGGCCAAGATGCGCAACATGGAGACGCAGCACAAGGTGGTGGAGCTGACCGCCGACAACGAGAGACTGAGGCGCAGGGTGGAGCACCTGACCCGCGAGCTGGACACGTTACGGGGCATCTTCAGACAGCTGCCGGACGGTTCCTTCAAACCCATGGGAAGCTGA